A stretch of Chlamydiales bacterium DNA encodes these proteins:
- the proS gene encoding proline--tRNA ligase translates to MTKEDEQTAITPKRHENYPEWYQQIIKHADMAENSPVRGCMVIKPWGYAIWENIQKELDRRIKETGHQNAYFPLFIPLSYLEKEASHVAGFAKECAIITHHRLEEKNGKLIPAGELEEPLIVRPTSETIIGESFSRWVESYRDLPLLINQWANVVRWEMRPRIFLRTTEFLWQEGHTAHANEDEAICETLTMLEVYRSFLEDVLAIPVIVGEKSPGERFPGALNTYTVEAMMQDRKALQAGTSHYLGQNFAKAANIRFSNKEGSMQHAYTTSWGMTTRTIGALIMCHGDDNGLRLPPRIASKQIVIIPFVPKPELEEAVLAYAERIASELRKEKFYGEFLSVIVDKRDKRGGEKNWEWIKKGVPLRIEVGPRDLEAQTMMVARRDQSHKEKTSVPFNQIGKSATLLLQEIQDHYFQKALQLRDANIKTDITTLEELIRFFTPKNLENPEIHGGFVLAKWCKDEASEKLLDEHKLSIRCLPIKQSGTTGTCILTGKPATLDAIFAKSY, encoded by the coding sequence ATGACAAAAGAAGACGAACAAACAGCAATTACTCCCAAGCGCCATGAAAATTACCCCGAATGGTATCAACAAATAATTAAACATGCCGATATGGCAGAAAACTCCCCCGTACGTGGCTGTATGGTTATAAAGCCTTGGGGTTACGCCATCTGGGAAAACATACAAAAAGAACTTGATAGACGCATTAAAGAAACAGGACATCAAAACGCTTATTTTCCACTCTTTATCCCTTTAAGCTACCTTGAAAAGGAAGCCTCTCATGTTGCTGGATTTGCCAAAGAGTGTGCTATAATCACACACCACAGATTGGAAGAAAAAAATGGAAAACTCATTCCAGCAGGGGAGTTAGAAGAACCCCTTATCGTTCGCCCTACGTCTGAGACAATTATTGGAGAGTCTTTTTCTCGCTGGGTTGAATCTTATCGAGACTTACCTCTTTTAATCAATCAATGGGCCAATGTGGTGCGCTGGGAGATGCGTCCACGTATTTTCTTACGCACAACTGAATTCTTATGGCAGGAAGGACACACTGCACACGCAAATGAAGATGAGGCTATTTGCGAAACACTCACCATGCTAGAAGTTTACCGCTCATTTTTAGAAGATGTGCTTGCTATACCCGTGATTGTCGGAGAGAAATCTCCAGGAGAGCGTTTCCCAGGAGCTCTCAACACCTACACTGTCGAAGCTATGATGCAAGATAGAAAAGCTCTTCAAGCAGGAACCTCTCACTATCTAGGCCAAAACTTTGCAAAAGCTGCAAATATTCGCTTTAGCAACAAAGAAGGAAGCATGCAACATGCTTACACCACATCCTGGGGAATGACTACCAGAACAATTGGAGCTCTCATCATGTGTCATGGAGATGATAATGGTCTCAGACTTCCACCACGCATTGCATCCAAGCAAATTGTCATCATACCCTTTGTGCCAAAACCTGAACTAGAAGAAGCTGTCCTTGCTTATGCAGAAAGAATTGCCAGTGAACTTAGAAAAGAAAAATTTTATGGCGAATTTCTCTCCGTTATTGTCGACAAACGTGATAAGCGCGGTGGTGAAAAAAATTGGGAATGGATAAAAAAGGGGGTACCTTTACGCATAGAAGTAGGTCCTCGCGACTTGGAAGCCCAAACGATGATGGTTGCAAGGCGCGATCAATCACATAAAGAAAAGACTTCTGTACCCTTCAATCAAATTGGAAAATCTGCAACTTTATTACTCCAAGAAATTCAAGATCACTACTTCCAAAAAGCCCTTCAACTAAGGGATGCAAACATTAAAACCGATATTACTACTCTTGAAGAACTCATACGCTTCTTTACACCAAAAAACCTGGAAAACCCAGAAATTCATGGCGGATTTGTTCTTGCAAAATGGTGCAAAGATGAAGCAAGTGAAAAGCTACTCGACGAACACAAGCTCTCTATTCGCTGTTTACCCATCAAACAAAGCGGTACAACAGGCACTTGCATTTTGACAGGCAAACCTGCAACACTCGATGCTATCTTTGCTAAAAGTTATTAG
- a CDS encoding HEAT repeat domain-containing protein → MNDDNAILFDSYPLADDIDCTILMHRDAHFSGKFSFMIDYYAQEGKGALVEIPLERISYLAHAEEIGQQNLSPLLLSGKDAESVARAKTAYKQLRDLYETETSENSHLKLIADLILSEEEIPEKEVAAIVKEGSSMLPGLINLLTTEEFLDPLFPGYGYGPELAAIALGKIGHESAIIPLFETLGREGFFIEEAILEALKNIGASAKNFLIQALISRPITLDNEKAAMALTYFSEDEEIAPLALQQLQAHSIVAHPQLATYLILMCEGLKAQEERTIFKNLSSDPIFSDDLTYEMKMIIRSWKDNTLLK, encoded by the coding sequence ATGAACGACGACAACGCTATTTTATTTGACAGCTATCCTTTAGCAGATGACATCGATTGCACCATCTTGATGCATAGAGACGCTCACTTTAGTGGTAAATTCTCATTTATGATCGACTACTATGCGCAAGAAGGAAAAGGAGCTCTTGTAGAAATACCTTTAGAGCGCATTTCCTATCTTGCCCACGCAGAAGAGATAGGGCAGCAAAATTTAAGCCCTCTATTGCTCTCTGGAAAAGATGCAGAAAGCGTTGCTAGAGCAAAAACTGCATACAAGCAACTTAGAGATCTATATGAAACAGAAACAAGCGAAAACTCCCATTTAAAACTAATTGCAGACCTTATCCTATCAGAAGAAGAAATTCCAGAAAAAGAAGTTGCGGCCATAGTAAAAGAGGGTTCTTCCATGCTACCTGGCCTTATTAATTTACTGACAACAGAAGAATTCCTAGATCCTCTTTTCCCAGGATATGGCTATGGCCCAGAACTTGCTGCAATTGCCCTTGGGAAAATCGGTCATGAATCAGCCATCATCCCCCTTTTTGAAACTCTTGGAAGGGAAGGGTTCTTTATTGAAGAAGCTATACTCGAAGCTCTTAAAAATATAGGAGCCTCTGCAAAAAACTTTCTTATCCAAGCACTTATTTCCCGTCCTATTACTCTTGACAATGAAAAAGCTGCTATGGCTCTCACCTATTTTTCAGAGGATGAAGAGATTGCCCCTCTAGCACTACAACAGCTGCAAGCCCATTCAATTGTAGCGCATCCACAGCTTGCAACCTACCTTATCCTAATGTGTGAAGGGCTCAAGGCACAAGAAGAAAGAACTATCTTTAAAAACCTCTCTTCCGATCCTATCTTCTCAGATGATTTAACTTATGAGATGAAAATGATCATCCGCTCTTGGAAAGACAACACTCTTCTTAAATAA
- the lipA gene encoding lipoyl synthase — MKHKLNVLPSHTEKKEEESVVGPGRFPSWLHRKLPKGGSLATTGLVLTKHRLHTVCEEAKCPNLIECWSKKTATFLAMGKECTRNCGFCDIDFSKAPKPLDPEEPTRIALSIKELGLKHVVITMVARDDLPDGGAHHLVAIMKEVRNTCLDTSIEVLTSDFSLNYTAIDTVIEAKPEIYNHNIETVKELTPRVRHKASYERTLTLLSYVKIKDPSIHVKSGIMVGLGETEEQVKETLLDLKHAGCSIVTIGQYLQPDKKKLLVKSFVTPEQFKHYEEYGHQIGIPHIYSGPFVRSSYNASEFFNKIKNS, encoded by the coding sequence ATGAAACATAAATTAAATGTTTTGCCCTCACATACAGAAAAAAAAGAAGAAGAAAGTGTCGTTGGACCTGGAAGATTTCCCTCTTGGTTGCATAGAAAACTGCCAAAGGGAGGCTCTCTTGCAACAACGGGTCTCGTACTCACAAAACACCGCCTTCATACCGTTTGCGAAGAAGCAAAATGTCCTAACTTAATTGAGTGCTGGTCAAAAAAGACAGCTACTTTTCTTGCTATGGGTAAAGAGTGCACAAGAAATTGCGGCTTTTGCGATATTGACTTTTCAAAGGCTCCCAAACCACTCGATCCAGAAGAGCCCACAAGAATTGCTCTTTCTATAAAAGAACTTGGCCTTAAACACGTAGTCATCACAATGGTTGCAAGAGATGATCTTCCAGATGGGGGAGCTCACCATCTTGTTGCTATCATGAAAGAAGTAAGAAATACCTGCCTTGATACTAGTATTGAAGTTCTTACATCCGATTTTTCTCTCAACTATACAGCTATTGACACTGTAATTGAAGCAAAGCCAGAAATTTACAACCATAACATTGAAACTGTAAAAGAATTAACACCAAGAGTGCGCCATAAAGCAAGTTATGAAAGAACTCTTACTCTTCTTTCCTATGTTAAAATAAAAGATCCATCGATACATGTAAAATCTGGCATCATGGTAGGTCTTGGAGAGACAGAGGAACAGGTAAAAGAAACTCTTTTAGATTTAAAGCATGCAGGCTGCTCTATCGTTACAATCGGGCAATACCTTCAACCAGACAAGAAAAAACTTTTAGTCAAATCTTTTGTTACACCAGAACAATTTAAACACTATGAAGAGTATGGCCATCAAATAGGCATTCCTCATATCTATTCAGGACCATTTGTTCGCTCTAGTTACAACGCATCTGAATTTTTCAACAAAATTAAAAACTCATGA
- the lpdA gene encoding dihydrolipoyl dehydrogenase has translation METKRKFKVAIIGGGPGGYVAAIRAAASGASVALIEKEHVGGTCLNWGCIPTKTLLASADVLHQVRNAEKFGIHVGSITFDYAAMNARKNEIVAKIKKSLEGLITSHKVTIIRGTGSFISPHEIKVSGQNNEIIEAEQIIIATGSSPKNIKAFPFDHKKIHDSTSILELTSLPKKLVIVGGGVIGCEFASLFAELGVEVVILEALQSLLPLEDKSVASNLSALFAKKGIQFHTQVTVKGIDTTHEGVTVTLDSKEPIHADMALVAVGRSLNTYGIGLEKAGVMVEDNGAIPVNKHMQTSVPHIFAIGDITAKVMLAHVASHQGIVAAANAIGKKTEMHYEAVPNVIFTNPEIATVGLTLEKAIEMGFKANSSKFPFQALGKSIASIHTEGFSQLVFEEKTGRILGAQVIGHEASILIAPMVLAIQNELTLESITETIHAHPTTAESWLEAALIATGTPIHFPPQKKASV, from the coding sequence GTGGAGACAAAAAGAAAATTTAAAGTTGCAATCATTGGTGGTGGTCCGGGCGGCTACGTTGCAGCTATCCGCGCAGCAGCAAGTGGCGCTTCCGTTGCACTTATCGAAAAAGAACACGTGGGAGGTACTTGCCTAAATTGGGGATGCATTCCAACAAAAACTCTTCTTGCAAGTGCAGATGTCCTTCATCAAGTTCGCAACGCAGAAAAATTTGGCATCCATGTTGGCTCTATAACTTTTGATTATGCGGCTATGAATGCACGAAAAAATGAAATTGTAGCAAAAATAAAAAAAAGTCTAGAAGGTCTTATTACCTCTCACAAAGTAACCATTATTAGGGGAACAGGCTCCTTTATTTCTCCTCACGAAATCAAAGTATCCGGGCAAAATAATGAAATTATTGAAGCAGAACAGATCATCATAGCAACAGGATCTTCTCCTAAAAATATTAAAGCCTTTCCCTTTGACCATAAAAAAATTCATGATTCCACCTCTATTTTAGAACTTACTTCCCTACCAAAAAAATTAGTTATCGTGGGTGGTGGTGTCATAGGCTGTGAATTTGCCTCTCTTTTTGCAGAACTTGGAGTAGAAGTTGTTATATTAGAAGCTCTTCAATCCCTTTTACCCCTAGAAGACAAATCAGTTGCAAGTAATTTAAGCGCTCTATTTGCAAAAAAAGGGATTCAATTCCATACGCAAGTAACTGTCAAAGGTATCGATACCACGCATGAGGGTGTTACAGTAACGCTAGATTCTAAAGAGCCTATTCACGCAGATATGGCCCTTGTTGCCGTTGGAAGATCCCTTAATACTTATGGTATCGGCCTTGAAAAGGCAGGTGTTATGGTAGAAGATAATGGAGCCATTCCTGTGAATAAACATATGCAAACAAGCGTTCCGCATATATTTGCAATAGGCGATATTACAGCAAAAGTAATGCTTGCACACGTAGCCTCTCATCAAGGTATTGTCGCTGCAGCAAATGCTATTGGGAAAAAAACAGAAATGCATTATGAAGCGGTTCCCAATGTAATTTTTACAAATCCAGAAATTGCAACCGTTGGTCTTACCCTTGAAAAAGCCATTGAAATGGGCTTTAAAGCAAACTCTTCAAAATTTCCTTTCCAAGCACTTGGAAAGTCTATTGCAAGCATACATACAGAAGGATTTTCGCAACTTGTTTTTGAAGAGAAAACAGGCCGTATCTTAGGTGCCCAAGTCATAGGTCATGAAGCATCTATTTTAATTGCTCCCATGGTTCTTGCAATTCAAAATGAACTTACTCTCGAAAGCATTACAGAAACTATCCATGCGCATCCAACAACAGCAGAAAGCTGGTTGGAAGCAGCTCTTATTGCAACGGGAACACCTATTCATTTTCCACCTCAAAAAAAGGCTTCGGTTTAA
- a CDS encoding zinc ribbon domain-containing protein: MNSKRNKKLCWNCEGEIDKDAIHCLFCGTELMDQEKIASKEPPEPPYRQKRPPKSKEEVKEKVQVLQEPIQEVQNESTFSFILLLMGAVFFAFSFFLLFFENKGILTLSWNASYWFVYLIISAPLFFFGWKILK; this comes from the coding sequence ATGAACTCTAAAAGAAATAAAAAACTTTGCTGGAACTGTGAAGGTGAAATTGATAAAGATGCAATTCATTGTCTTTTTTGCGGTACAGAACTGATGGATCAGGAAAAAATAGCTTCTAAAGAGCCACCAGAACCACCATATCGACAAAAGCGCCCTCCTAAAAGTAAGGAAGAGGTAAAAGAAAAGGTGCAAGTTCTTCAAGAACCTATTCAAGAAGTTCAAAATGAAAGTACGTTTTCTTTTATTTTGTTGTTAATGGGCGCTGTATTTTTTGCATTCTCATTTTTTCTTTTATTTTTTGAGAACAAGGGTATTTTAACACTCTCTTGGAATGCAAGCTACTGGTTTGTCTATCTTATTATCTCGGCGCCACTTTTTTTCTTTGGCTGGAAAATATTAAAATAA
- a CDS encoding ABC-2 family transporter protein gives MQHRASFLMSTFALFISTFIEISGIWVLFDRFKMVQGWTLAEVAIIYGTIHIGFAIAECIARGFDTFHRMVRAGTFDRILLRPCSIILQVASREIHLMRLGRLLQGLTVLCWGFITLELPWTAFFIILFAIFGTVIFFYALFVIQAALSFWTIETLELMNVLTYGSVESGQYPMSLYKQGFQWFFTFLVPLACVGYYPIATMLHKGTLPFWLGVSTPLAGVLFLFLSLQFWKMGVWHYKSTGN, from the coding sequence ATGCAGCATAGAGCTTCTTTTTTGATGAGCACTTTTGCACTTTTTATTTCTACGTTTATAGAGATTTCTGGGATATGGGTGTTATTTGATCGCTTTAAAATGGTGCAAGGATGGACTCTTGCAGAAGTTGCCATCATCTACGGAACTATTCACATAGGCTTTGCTATAGCTGAATGTATAGCTAGGGGCTTTGACACCTTTCATAGAATGGTAAGAGCAGGAACATTTGATCGTATACTTTTAAGACCTTGTAGTATTATCTTGCAAGTTGCATCTCGTGAAATACACCTCATGCGTCTTGGAAGGCTCTTGCAGGGCCTAACCGTTCTTTGCTGGGGTTTTATAACTCTTGAGCTTCCTTGGACTGCCTTTTTTATCATCCTTTTTGCAATTTTTGGAACTGTTATCTTTTTTTATGCACTTTTTGTCATACAAGCAGCCCTATCCTTTTGGACTATCGAAACTTTAGAGCTCATGAATGTTTTAACATATGGTAGTGTAGAGTCTGGGCAATACCCTATGTCGCTCTACAAGCAAGGCTTTCAATGGTTTTTTACTTTTCTAGTACCCCTGGCCTGTGTTGGCTACTATCCTATTGCTACAATGCTGCACAAAGGTACTCTTCCCTTTTGGCTTGGGGTAAGTACGCCTTTAGCTGGAGTATTGTTTCTTTTTTTATCTTTACAGTTTTGGAAAATGGGTGTTTGGCACTACAAATCTACAGGGAATTAA